Proteins from one Enterobacter bugandensis genomic window:
- the bamE gene encoding outer membrane protein assembly factor BamE, whose amino-acid sequence MRCKMLTAAAAVLLMLTAGCSTLEKVVYRPDINQGNYLTPNDVSKIRVGMTQQQVAYALGTPMMTDPFGTNTWFYVFRQQPGHESVTQQTLTLTFSSAGVLTNIDNKPALTK is encoded by the coding sequence ATGCGTTGTAAAATGCTGACCGCTGCCGCAGCGGTTCTTCTGATGTTGACCGCAGGCTGTTCCACTCTGGAGAAAGTGGTTTACCGTCCTGACATCAACCAGGGGAACTACCTTACCCCTAACGATGTGTCCAAAATCCGCGTGGGGATGACACAACAGCAGGTCGCTTATGCACTGGGAACCCCGATGATGACCGATCCGTTCGGCACTAACACCTGGTTCTATGTATTCCGTCAGCAGCCAGGCCACGAAAGCGTGACCCAGCAGACCCTGACGCTGACCTTCAGCAGCGCCGGTGTGTTGACCAACATCGATAACAAACCTGCCCTGACAAAATAA